Part of the Streptomyces sp. NBC_00457 genome, CGACGCCCGGGTACGAGCCCCCGGTTGTCGGGTACGTGACCGTGCCGGAGCCGTACCCGCTCGGGTTGGGAACGGTGTAGGCGGCGGTGGTCAGCGGCCCGTCGGTGGCCTCCAGGGAGGCAGTCGTCGGATCCGGGATTCCGTTGCCAGGGGTGCCGCCACCGGAGCCGTACACCTGGAACTCCCACAGCGAGTAGCCGTAGGCGGTGCCGCGCTGGGTGCCGTGGAAGCGGACGTACCGGCCGCTGCCGTTCACGTCCAGGGTCTGCACGCCGCCGTTGCCGGCCGTGGTCGAGTAGATGGTGGTCCAGGTGGTGCCGTTGTCGGAGGTCTGGATCTGGAACGCTCGGGCGTGCGCGGCCTCCCAGCGCAGCGCGACCTGACTGATGGTGGCGGTGGCACCCAGATCGATGCTCAGCCATTGCGGGTCACTGAAGGTGCTCGACCAGCGCGTCCTTGTGTTGCCGTCCACGGCCGCCGACGCGGGAGTGGACGCGTTCTCGCTGGACGAGGAGGTCGCGGGTTTGCCCTGGGACAGCAGGTCCGCGGCGGCCGCCGGTGGGGCGGCGGCTGACAGCAGAGTCAGCGCCAAGCCGATGGTGGTCGCCAGGGCGATCAGTGCCGTCAGGGCACGGGGTCGGGTCCGTAATGGCGCGTTCGTGTCGGTTGAACAGCTGGTTGGACGCATTGCTTTACCTCCGGAGAGCGGTGAGAGCGCGGTAACCGGACAGCGAGGTGCGTTACCGGGCCTGTTCGAAGAGCCAGTCGATGACCACGTCGTTCTCGTACGTCTGGGCCCATGAGAGGTGTGGGTTCACCGGTGTCGTTCCGGGCGTGTAGCTCGTGAACAGGACGTGACTGCGCGCGGCACGGGCCTGCCGTAGGAGCTCCCGGGACCGGGCCTCGAACTGTGCCTTCGGCAGATCGTTGGCCCACTCCCCGCGGGTGACCCGTGCGCCGGCGGTCTCCAGCGCGTTCATCAGTGTCCAGGTGCCGGGCTTGCCGAACCGGCCCTCCCGGTAAGGGACTACCGGGTCGTCGACGGAGTGGTCGGCCCACATCGGGATGTGCGTGATCTTCTCCATAGCGGCCGTCTCGCCCCAGCCGGCCGTGGGAAGGGCTGCCGCAAACACGTCGGGTCGCTTCGCCAGCAGGCTGTAGATACCGCGTCCGCCCGAGGACAGTCCGACGAGATAGAGCCGGGCTGTGTCGACGGTGCGGGAGTGCTCGCTCACGAAAGTGTCGATGAGTTCGATCAGAGCGGCCTGGACCTTGGCGTCGGTCCAGTCCGTGCCGTCGGGTCCGTCCATGGGACGGGGCAGCGGGATCTGCGGGGAGAGGACGAACGCGGCGTCGCGGCGCTGTCGTACCGGTTTGGCGAACGTGACCGCGATCCGGTTGGAGGTGAGCTGGGTCATGTTGTTGTCGGCGACTTCGCCGCCGCCGTGCAGGGTGACGACGAGCGGGTAACGCTTGCGCGTCCGCGGGTTCCGTACGAATCCCTCGGGCCGGTACAGCCGGAAGTCCAGTTCGAAACCCGCGGAGTCCGTGAAGGAACCGGCGGCGAAGTCGTCGACCACGGGATTGATGACCCCGTCGTTCCGGATCGCGAACGGACCGGCCTTGAGTACCAGTTCACCTCCCGGGGTGCGTACGTCCTCCACCTGTCTGACGGCGTACGCGCGGTCGAGCGGAAGGGGATCGGTGCCGGCGGCCCGCGCGTTGGAGTCGTTCGGGTCGAGTTCGATGATCAGGCGGTCGTCCCCGTTGGAGTAGACCCGGGTCACCGTGCGAGCCGCCGTCTGCCCGCCCACCGTGGCCTTCACCTGGAAGGCCGAGGGCGGGATCACCCCGCCGCGTAAGTCGATGCGATGCGAGTACTGGATGACGACGGCTGTCACCAGCCAGTTGTTCCTCGGTGTCACCCGCGTGACGAGGTCCGTTCGCAGGACCGGATTGAGTCCGGGGGCCGCCTGTCGTCCTTGAGATGTGGCTGTCGTGGTGTCGGCGGCCGCGGCGGTTGCCGTGCCCACGGCCGGCGCCGCGAC contains:
- a CDS encoding prolyl oligopeptidase family serine peptidase, giving the protein MRRITRRTALAVTAGAVAAPAVGTATAAAADTTTATSQGRQAAPGLNPVLRTDLVTRVTPRNNWLVTAVVIQYSHRIDLRGGVIPPSAFQVKATVGGQTAARTVTRVYSNGDDRLIIELDPNDSNARAAGTDPLPLDRAYAVRQVEDVRTPGGELVLKAGPFAIRNDGVINPVVDDFAAGSFTDSAGFELDFRLYRPEGFVRNPRTRKRYPLVVTLHGGGEVADNNMTQLTSNRIAVTFAKPVRQRRDAAFVLSPQIPLPRPMDGPDGTDWTDAKVQAALIELIDTFVSEHSRTVDTARLYLVGLSSGGRGIYSLLAKRPDVFAAALPTAGWGETAAMEKITHIPMWADHSVDDPVVPYREGRFGKPGTWTLMNALETAGARVTRGEWANDLPKAQFEARSRELLRQARAARSHVLFTSYTPGTTPVNPHLSWAQTYENDVVIDWLFEQAR